The nucleotide sequence CGTCGCTGGTGTACCGGCTCGCGGACCGGATGTCCGCCGTCACCTCGGAAGCCGTGTCGGCGGCGGCGAAGGCGCTGCGCCCGGACGCGCGCGCCGTGCTGGTGGTCAAGCCCGCTTCGGAAGGGAACAACGAGCAGTGACTTCAGCAACGCACCGCAGCGCCGACGAGATCGGCCGCACCGCGCGGGGACCGCGGCCGCTGCCGCCGCTCGGGCCGCAGCGGGCCGCCGCCGATCTGTCCCATGTGGACACGACGCTGGCGAACGGCCTGCGCGTGGTGGCCGTGCGCAAGGCGACCGTGCCGATGGTCGAGGCGCGGCTGTGGATCCCGTTCGCGGGTGACGACGCGCTGCACCCGGCGATCGCCGAGGTGCTCGCCGAGACGATCCTGACCGGCACGGCCCGCCGCAACCGCATCGAGATCGACGCCGAGCTGGCGCTCATCGGCGGCGACATCGGCGCCGGTGTCGACCCGGAACGCCTGGTGCTCACCGGGTCCGCGCTGGCCGACAAGCTGCCGACGTTCCTCGACGTCCTCGGCGACGTCCTCACCGGGGCGACCTACGCCGACGAGGAGATCGCCCGCGAGAAGGAGCGGCTGGTCGAGCGGATCGCCGTCTCGCGCACCCAGCCGCGCACGATCGCGCGCGAGGCCCTGCAGAAGCACCGCTACGGCGACCACCCGGCCACGCGCGAGGTCCCGAAGGCCGAAGACGTCGCGGTCGTGACGCCGGAGCAGGTTCGCGCGCTGCACGAGGCGTCGGTGCTGCCGCGGGGTTCGGTCATGGTGCTGGTCGGCGACCTCGACCCGGCCGGGGTCATCGGCGAGCTGGAGAAGGTGCTCGGCGGCTGGGCGTCGGACCGCTCCGCCGTCCGGCTGCCGCCGCTGCCCGACCTGACCGGGCCGGACGTGCTGCTGGTGCCGCGCGCCGGTGCGGTGCAGTCGCAGATCCGGCTCTCGGCGCAGACGGTCCCGCGCACGGACCCGGGTTACGCGGCGCTGCAGCTGGCGAACCTGGCCTACGGCGGGTACTTCTCGTCGCGGCTGGTGGAGAACATCCGCGAGAACAAGGGCTACACCTACTCCGCGCACTCGGGGTTCGAGTTCACCGACGGCACCGCGGTGGTCAACGTCGACGCGGACACCGCGACCGACGCGACGGCCCCGGCGCTGCTGGAGACGCGCTACGAACTGGGCCGCCTCGGCCAGGTCCCGCCGACCGGCGACGAGCTGGAGTCGGTGCGGCAGTACGCGATCGGCTCGCTGCTGACCTCGACGTCGTCGCAGTCCGGGCTGGCCGGGCAGGTGCTGGCGCTGGCCTCGACCGGGCTGGGTCTCGAGTGGCTGACCGAACACCCGGTGCGCGTGGCGGCGGTGACGGCCGAGGACGTGGCCGAAGCGGCGCTGAAGTACTTCGCGCCCAAGCGGTTCACCGGTGTGGTGGTCGGCGACGCGGCGGTGCTGGAGCGCAAGCTCCTGGCGCTCGGCGACGTCGTCGTGGGCGAGCCGGCCTGATGTCCGTCCCGTTCACCCTCGGTGCCCTGCCGACCCTGTCCCGGTCCACAGTGGATCGCCAGGAGGACTTGCGCACCAACCCGTCGCGGCTGATGTCGCGGTGGGCCGACGCCCGGGTCGTCCTCCTGGACGACGCCGGGCGCACCCCGGTGGTCGAAGGCGCGTCGACGCTGGCGTTCCGGAAGGCCGTCGACTTCGGCGCTTCGCCGCCCGCGGACGCGGTGTTCCTCGGCGAGTGGCAGGACGTCGACTACTGGTCGCTGCCGGGTGGGCCGTCGGGCGAGGCCGACACGGTGAAGATGGCGGGCAGCTGGGGCTTCGTGGAGGAGGTCCCGCGCGCGGACGGCGAAGTCTGGGTCGAGCTGCGCGGGTACGGCGACCTCCTGGACGACACGTCGGCCGGGCTGTTCACGACGGCACAGGCGTTGCGCTTTTGGCGTCGGGGGGCGAAATTCTGCACGCGCTGCGGCAGCGCGACGGAGCTGATCCAGTTCGGCTGGGCGAGCAAGTGCACGGGCTGCGGGCGCGAGGAGTACCCCCGCACGGACCCGGCGGTGATCTGCCTGGTCCATTCCACGGAGGGCGTGAACGGCTCCCACGTGCTGCTGGCCCGCCAGCCGATCTGGCCGGCGGGCCGGTATTCGGTGCTGGCGGGGTTCGTGGAGGCGGGGGAGTCCCTCGAGGCGTGCGTGGTCCGTGAGATCCACGAAGAGGTCGGCGCTTCGGTGTCCGACGTGCGGTACCTGGGCAGCCAGCCGTGGCCGTTCCCGAGGTCGATCATGCTGGGGTTCACCGCCCGGGCGGATCGTGCCGCCCCGCTGGTACCGGCGGACGGCGAGATCGAAGAGGCCCTGTGGGTGTCGCGCGCCGAGGTGCGCGCGGCGTTCGAGAACAGTGCGGTGCGCGGCGAGGGTTCGAAGCCGACGCCGATCGCCGAAGGTGCGGCGGAGATCATCCTGCCGGGGAACTCGTCGATCGCCCGCGTGATGCTCAAAGCCTGGGCGGACGCGGAGGAGTAACCGCCCGCCACCGAGCGCGACAACGAGAACGGCCCCGGCCACCCGCCGGGGCCGTTCTCGTTGGGCCCCCTGCACGGCCTCGCCGAAAGCCTCTGACCGAGCCTTCGCCGACCGGCGCAAGTCGTTCACCGGTGTTTCGTCCAGGTGGCCCAGCGGACGGGCAAGCGTTACCTGGCCGTTTCGCGAGACCGTTGACGGCTGTGCCGCGGCTCACTACAGTCCCCGGAAACCGTCTGTAAAGTATCCTAATTAAGTCCGGAGGGACGAGTGCGAGCCGGTAGCCCGCGGATGCTGCGCGAGATCAACGATCGCGCCGCCATCGAGGTCCTCCTGCGGGAGGGGCCGCTCACGCGGGCCGAACTCGAACTCGCCATCGGGCTGTCCAAACCCGCCACCGCCCAGCTGCTCACCCGGCTCGAACTGGACGATCTCGTCGTCAAGGCCGGGGTGCGGGGTGGTGGCCGCGGGCCGCGCGCCCAGCTCTGGGCGGCCAACGGCGGCCTCGCCTTCGTCGCCGCCGTCGATCTCACGCCGCACGTGGCCGATTTCGTCGTCGCCGATGTGGCCGGGGTCGTCCTCGCCGAGTACCGGACGCCGCTGCCCGTGCACGCGGGGGCCGACGTCGTCGGCACCTTCGGCGAAGCCCTCCAGAAAGTCGCCGAAGAAGCCGGGATCCAGCGGGAAGACCTGGCCCACGTCGTGATCGGCGCGCAGGGGGCGTTCGATCCGCGGACCGGCCTGCTCTCCTCCGCGCCGCACATCCCCGGCTGGCTGGGCTTCGACGTCCCGCAGAAGCTCAGCGACGAACTCGGCGTCGACGTCCTCATCGAAAACGACGTCAACCTGGTCGCCGTCGAGGAGATGACCGCCGGGAAGGCCCAGGACGTCGACGACTTCGTCATGGTCTGGCTGTCCGAAGGCGTCGGCGGTGCCGTCGTGATCGGACGGCGGCTGCTGCGCGGGGCCACCGGCGGGGGCGGCGAGATCGACTGGATGCGCGTGCCCGATCCGGCCACGGTGGACACCGGGGAGGTCCGGCCCGCGGCCGGCGCCCGCTTCGGCAACCTGGTCGACTCGCCCGCCATCTGCCGGCTCGCCGCGGCGCACGGCATCGAGGCCGAAACCGCCTGGGCAGCAGTGGAGAAAGCCGGGAAAGGCCACCCCTTTCTCGACGATCTCGCCAACCGGGTCGCCGGCGGTGTCGCCAACCTCGTCGCCGTCGCCGACCCTCAGCTCGTGCTCCTCTGCGGCGACACCAGCCGGGCCGGCGGGGAGGACTTCGCCGCGCTCGTCCAGGAAAAGCTGCACGAACTCGTCCTGCCGCGCACGCCGGTCGGCTGCGCTTCCGTGCAGGGCAACGCCGTTCGCGCGGGCGCGCTGCAGTCGGCGCTCGCCACCACCCGTGAGGACGTCTTCGGCGTCGTCACCCCCACGCTCCTCGGGTCGCGCAGGCCCGAGGGCGACAGCACCCGTCCCCGACTTCAGTAGCCCCAACCGATGAGGAGGAGGGCCATGCCCCCGACCACCCGGACCCGCCGCGGCGCCCTGCTGGTGGCCGCCGCCGCGGCGTCCGTCCTGTTGACCAGCGCCTGTTCCGGCGCCGCCGCCCCGAGCGGAGGTGACGCGGCCGCCGCGCCCGGCAAGGACGACAAGCTCACGCTCACCGTGTACTCCAAGTTCACCGACCGCGAGTACGGCGTGGTCACCGCGGGCCTCAACAAGCTCAAGACCAAGTTCCCGAACATCGAGATCAAGCACGAGGGCAACCAGGACGACGACAAGCTCACCCAGTCGATCCGCGGCGGCAACCCACCCGACGTCGCGATCTCCTTCTACACCGACAACCTCGGCGCCTGGTGCTCCACCGGCAGCTTCCAGGACCTCAAGCCCTACATCGACCGCGACAAGATCGACCTCAACCAAATCCCCGAGGCGGTCCGCAACTACACCGAGTACCAGGGCAAGCGGTGCGCGATGCCGATGCTCGCCGACGTCTACGGGCTCTACTACAACAAGGACATGTTCGCGGCGAAGGGCATCACCTCGCCGCCGAAGACCACCTCGGAGCTGTTCGAGGCCACCAAGAAGCTGACCGAGTTCAACCCGGACGGCTCGATCAAGGTCGCCGGCTTCCTGCCCTCGATGCCGTTCTACGCCAACCAGGCCCAGTACTGGGCGCCGAACTTCGGCGCGCCGTTCCTCGGCCCGGACGGCAAGTCCGACCTCGCCACCAACCCCGGCTGGAAGGCGATGTTCGAGTTCCAGAAGCAGCTCATCGACTTCTACGGCGGGCACGAGAAGGTCGAGCAGTTCAAGGCCGGCCTCGGTGACGAGTACTCCGCCGACCACGGCTTCCACAAGAAGAAGCTGGCGATGATCTACGACGGCGAATTCCGCACCGCCTTCCTCAAGGACCAGGCGCCGGACGTCAACTACGGCACCGCGCCGGCGCCGGTGATCGACACCATGGCCGACCACTACGGCGGCGGCTTCACCACCGGCACGATCATCGCGATCCCCAAGGGCGCCAAGAACCCCGGCGCCGCCTGGGAGCTCATCAAGCAGGTCACCCTGGACACCGACACCCTGGTGGACATGGCCAACGGCCTGAAGAACGTGCCCAGCACCAAGGCGTCGCTCACCTCGCCGAAGCTGGACCTGCAGCCGCAGTTCAAGACGTTCCTCGACATCTACGACAGCGGCAAGCTGGTGGCCAACCAGACCACCCCGATCGGCGACGCGCACCTCAAGGCGGTCAACGACTTCGCCGAGAAGTGGCAGGCCGGTTCGGTGCCGGATCTGACGGAAGGCCTGAAGAAGGTGGACGCGCAGATCGACGACGAACTGAAGCAGAAGGGCGCGGGCGGATGACTCTGTCCGACGGGGTCTCGGCGGTAACGAGTCCCTCGGCCCGCACCCTCGCGGAAAAGGCTTCCCCGTCCGCACCTGCCAAGGTGCGGGCGGGGGCCCGCCGGGCCAAGCGCCGCCGGACCGTCCTGTTCTTCATGGCCCCGGCGTTCCTCGGGTTCCTCATCTTCTTCGGCTACCCGCTGATCGCCACGGTCTACTACTCGTTCACCCGGTACGACCTGATCAACCCGCCGCAGTTCATCGGGTTCGACAACTACATCCGGATGTTCACCACCGAGCCGCTGGTCGGCACGGCCGCGTACAACACGCTGTGGCTGGTGGTCGTCCTGACGGTCTGCCGCGTGGTGTTCTCCCTCGGCATCGCCTCGGTGATCTCCCGCCTCAAGTCGGGCGTCGGCCTGGTCCGGACGCTCTGCTACCTGCCGACCCTCGCCCCGCCCGCGGCGGCCACCCTGGCGTTCGTCTTCGTGTTCAACCCGGAGTTCGGCCCGGTGAACCGGTTCCTGCGGCTCGTCGGCATCGACGGCGGGCTCTGGTTCAACAGCCCGGGGATGTCGAAGCCCGCGCTGACGCTGCTCGCGCTGTGGGGCTCCGGCGAGCTGATGATCATCATCCTGGCCGCGCTGCTGGACGTCCCGACCGAGCAATATGAAGCAGCCGAGCTCGACGGCGCCGGCCCGGTCCGCCGGTTCTGGCACGTCACGCTGCCGTCGATCTCGCCGGTGCTGCTGTTCGGCGTGGTCAACTCGATCATCTACGCGCTGCAGTTCTTCACCCAGGCGATCGTCGCGTCGTCCGCGAGCGCCGGTACCGCGGACGTCGCCGGCAACTCGAAGCTCATCGGGGCGCCGCAGAACTCGACGCTGACTTATCCGATCTGGCTGTACGTCCAGGGCTTCCGCTACTTCAACATGGGGTACGCGGCGGCGATGGCTGTCCTGTTGTTCATCGTGAGCTCGGGTTTCACCTGGATTCTCGTGCGGCAGCTCAGGAAGTCTCAGCACCAGGAGGAGGGCGCATGACCGCCGTGGCCGAAGCGCCGCCGCGCGAAGCGGGCGTACCGCCGAAGGTGCGGTTCAAGCGCAACTGGGACAAACGGCTGTCCTTCATCGCCACCCACGCGATCGGGATCGCCCTCGGCGTGATCTTCATGCTGCCGCTGTTGTTCGTGTTCCTCACCGCGGTGATGGCGAACGACCAGGCCATGACGGCGAGCCTGTGGCCGACCGAATGGCACTTCGAGAACTTCGTCAAGGTGTTCCAGAAGGCGCCGCTGCTCGAATACTTCGGCAACAGCCTGCTGTATTCGGCGCTGGCGACGGCGGGTGCGCTGCTTTCGGCGATCCCGGCGGCGTACGCGCTGGCGAAACTGCGCTGGCGCGGGCAGAACCTGTTCTTCATGCTGACCGTGGCGGCGATGCTGCTGCCGCCGCAGGTCACCGTCGTGCCGCTGTACGACCTGTGGGTGCGGATGGGCCTCACCGGCACGCTGGTGCCGCTGATCGTGCCGTACTTCTTCTTCGACGCGTTTTCGATCTTCCTGCTCCGGCAGTTCTTCCTCACCATTCCGAAGGACTACCTCGAAGCGGCGAAGATCGACGGCTGCAACGAGTTCCAGGCGATGTACCGCGTGCTCATCCCGATGGCCAAACCCGGGATCGCGGCCACCGCCATGTTCTGCTTCCTGTTCACCTGGAACGACTACTTCGGGCCGCTGCTCTACACCGGCGAGAACCAGGACCACTGGCCGCTTTCGCTGGCGATCGCGTCCTTCCGCGGCATGCACCACGTCGAGTGGAACATGACGATGGCGGCGACCGCGCTGATCATGGCGCCGGTGATCGTGCTGTTCGTGTTCGCGCAGAAGTCGTTCGTCAAGGGCATCACATTCACGGGAGTCAAGGGATGAAGCTGGCAGTCGTCGGTGGCGGGTCCACCTACACGCCGGAGCTGATCGACGGGATCGCCGGTCGACGGTCCACTTTGGACGTGGGCGAGATCGTGCTGGTCGACCCGGACGCCTACCGCGTCGAAGCCGTCGGCGGGTTCAGCCAGCGGATCCTCGACCACGCCGGTCACCCGGCGCGAGTGCGGACGACGCAGTCGCTGGAAGAGGGCGTCGACGGCGCTTCCGCCGTGCTGATCCAGCTGCGCGTGGGCGGGCAACGGGCGCGGCGCTCGGACGAGACGTTCCCGCACGCCTGCGGCTGCGTCGGGCAGGAGACGACCGGCGCGGGCGGGCTCGCGAAGGCGCTGCGGACCGTGCCGGTGGTGCTGGACATCGCCGACCGCGTCCGCAAGATCGCCGGCGACGACACCTGGATCGTCAACTTCACCAACCCGGTCGGCATCGTCACCCGCGCCTTGCTCAACGAAGGGCACCGCGCGGTCGGGCTGTGCAACGTCGCGATCAACCTGCAGCGGCAGTTCGGGAAGCTGCTCGGCGTCGGCGCGGACGACGTCAAGCTCGTCCACACCGGACTGAACCACCTGAGCTGGGAGCGCGGCGCGCTCGTCGACGGCGTCGACCGGCTCCCGGAGCTGCTGGAGGAGCACCTGGACTACCTGTCCGACGAGGTGAGCGTGCCTCGGAAGTGGCTGCGGCGGATGAACGTCGTGCCGTCGTACTACCTGAAGTACTTCTACGCGCACGACGAGCAGGTCACCAAGCAGCGCACCGAACGCCCGCGCGCGGACGTCGTCTCCGACGTCGAGGAAGAGCTGCTGAAGATCTACCTCGACCCGGAGCGGAACACCAAGCCGGAATCCCTCGAAAAGCGCGGCGGCGCGTACTACTCCGAGGCCGCCGTGCAGCTGGTGCACGCGTTGACCGCGGGTGGTCCGGCCGAGGAACACGTGGTGAACGTCCGCAACGACGGCACCTTCCCGTTCCTGCCGGACGACGCCGTCATCGAGGCAAGGTCCACTGTGGACTCCAAGGGTGCGACGCCGATCCCGCAGCCGCCGGTGGAGCAGAACTTCGCCGGGCTCATCGCGGCGACGACGTCGTACGAGTTCCTGGCGCTGGAGGCGGCGGTGAAGGGCGGCCGGGACCGCGTCGCCGACGCCCTCCTGGCGCACCCGCTGGTCGGCCAGTACTCGAAGGCCGACACGCTCGCCGACTCCCTGGTGCAGATCAACCGCGAGTACCTGCCCTGGGCGCGCGGATGAAGCCTGCAGTCATCGCGATCGACGGCGGCAACAGCAAGACCGAGGTCCTGGTGATCTCGGAAGACGGCGTGGTGCTGGGCAAGTCCCGCGGCCCCGGCGCGTCGCCGCAGAACGTCGGCGTCGCGGGATGCGTGGCGGCGCTGGAAGACCTGGTGCTGGAGGCGTACCCGGCGTTCGGGACGCGGCCGGAAGCGGTCCACACTTCCGCGTACCTGGCCGGGCTGGACTTCCCGCGCGAGGAAGAGGCGTTGCACGCGGCCCTGTCCGCCCGCGGCTGGAGCGACACCCTGACCGTCGGCAACGACACCCTCGCGCTGCTCCGGGCGGGCAGCGCGGGGGTGGGTGTCGCGGTCGTGTGCGGCGCCGGGATCAACGGCGCCGGCGTCGGTCCCGACGGTCGCGTGCACCGCTTTCCCGCGCTGGGCAAGATCTCCGGCGACTGGGGTGGCGGCTACCGGCTCGGCGAAGAGGCGCTGTGGTGGGCGGTCCGGGCCGAGGACGGCCGCGGTCCGCGAACCGCGCTGATGCCGGCGGTCGCGGCCTACTTCGGGAAGCCGACGCTGCTGGACGTCGTGCAGGGCCTGCACTTCGAGGAGATCGACCCGGCGTCGATCCACGGCCTGTGCCCGCTGCTGTTCGAAGTCGCGGCGGCGGGGGACGAGGTCGCCCAGGACATCGTGACGCGGTTCGTCGAAGAGGTCAGCGTCTTCGCGGCGGTGATCCTCCGCGAGCTGGACCTGACCGAAGACGCCCCCGAGATCGTCCTCGGCGGCGGCGTGCTGACCGGCATCGGCGCGCCGGTGATCGCGGAGATCGAACGCCGGTGCCTCAAGGTCGCGCCGCGCGCGGTGGTCCGCGTTGTCGACGTGAACCCCGTGGTGGGGGCGGCGTTGTCCGGCCTCGACACGCTGGGGGCGCCCGAGGCCGCGAAGGCGGCGCTCAAGGCAGCGACCCAGCGAGTCTGACGACTCTGGCGGGAGCTGCCTCGAAGCGGCGCGAGGCAGCTCCCGCCAGACCCCCTCACGGCGCCGGGACGATGGTTTCGCCGGTCTCCAGCAGGGACTTGAGATCCGACAGGATCCACGCCCAGCCGCCACCCGCGTTCTCGTTCGGGGGCGCGTCCAGCCGCTCGAGCGACCCGTTGACCATCGCCGCCGTCGTGGGGGCGCCGGTGACGTCGTGGGTCACGGTCAGCCGGGTGCCGGCGGTCTTGGACTCCTCGATTTCGTAGGTGAGCGTCGTGTAGGGCTCGTCGGCCACGTTCTCCGGGGCCATCAGCAGCTTCCAGGTGATGACCAGCTTGCGCGGCGGGTCCACCTCCAGGACCTCCCCGTCGACGAGGTCGCCGGTCATCCCGGCGTCGATGAACGGCTGCGTCGGGCGGGTGCGGTGCTTGCCGCCCGGCCGCAGGTCGTAGTCGACCAGTCCGGTGTAGCCGTACTTCTGCGTCCACTCGGGCTTGGTGATGGCGTCCCAGATGCGCTCCGGGGATGCCTTGATGTAGACGCGGTAGACCTGCACGGTGTTCGTCACGGTTCTTCGCCTTCCAGCTCGTTCTTGAGGTCGAGGAGCGCGCTGACCTGGCGCTCGGTGTACTTGTCGATCCACCGGTCGTGGATCTGGCGGATCGGGACGGGGTTGAGGAAGTGCCGCTTCTCGCGGCCTTCCTTCCGCGCGACGACGAGCCCGGCCTCTTCCAGGAGCTTCAGGTGCTTCATGACGCCGAAGCGGGTCATCTCCACCTGGGTCTCCAGCTCGGTGAGCGTGCGGCCGTCACGCTCGAAGAGCAGGTCGAGCAGGAACCGGCGGGTCGGATCCGCCAGCGCCTTGAACACCAGGTCGTCGTCGGGCACGTCAGCGAGAATAGGTGACCAAAAGGTCACATGTCAACGGGCGCGAAAAAGGCCGCCACCCCGGCTGGGGGTGACGGCCTTCGGGATCGGCCGGCTTGCGGTGGCGGCGTCCGCCGCCGCCCGGTTACGTCGTCGGTGCGAAGGCTGGCGTCCACTGCGCGCCGTCCCACCACTGCGTCGAGCCGGGCTGCGTGGGTGACGGGTACCAACCGGGCGGTGGCACGGCCGGCGGTGCGGGCTGGGCCGCCTGTCGCTGCTGGAGCTGGGACTGCTGGAGTTTCGTCTGGACACGCAGCTCCTTCAGCTGGGCCTTGGCCACGCGCTGCTTCTTGCTGCTGCCGCGGACGGCACCCATCGTGCCGACCATCAGCGTCTTCCGGATGAGCCCCATGCGATCCCGCCTTCCCGTTGCGAACATCCGGAAGACGCTGATCGGGTCGGCGGCGTTACGCGTAGATCGGGATCGTGACCTCGAAGCCGTCGTCCTTTAGACCACCAGCGACAGCGGCAGGATCAGCGCGATGGCGACCACCGAGATGAGCGTCTCCATCACCGACCAGCTCTTCAGCGTCTGCCCGACCGACAGCCCGAAGTACTCCTTGACCAGCCAGAACCCGGCGTCGTTGACGTGCGAGAAGAAGAGCGACCCGGCGCCGATCGCCAGCACCAGCAGCGCGCTGTGGGACGGGTCCATGCCCGCGGCCAGCGGGGCCACGATGCCCGCCGCCGAG is from Amycolatopsis mediterranei and encodes:
- a CDS encoding carbohydrate ABC transporter permease: MTLSDGVSAVTSPSARTLAEKASPSAPAKVRAGARRAKRRRTVLFFMAPAFLGFLIFFGYPLIATVYYSFTRYDLINPPQFIGFDNYIRMFTTEPLVGTAAYNTLWLVVVLTVCRVVFSLGIASVISRLKSGVGLVRTLCYLPTLAPPAAATLAFVFVFNPEFGPVNRFLRLVGIDGGLWFNSPGMSKPALTLLALWGSGELMIIILAALLDVPTEQYEAAELDGAGPVRRFWHVTLPSISPVLLFGVVNSIIYALQFFTQAIVASSASAGTADVAGNSKLIGAPQNSTLTYPIWLYVQGFRYFNMGYAAAMAVLLFIVSSGFTWILVRQLRKSQHQEEGA
- a CDS encoding DUF2510 domain-containing protein, with translation MGLIRKTLMVGTMGAVRGSSKKQRVAKAQLKELRVQTKLQQSQLQQRQAAQPAPPAVPPPGWYPSPTQPGSTQWWDGAQWTPAFAPTT
- a CDS encoding extracellular solute-binding protein translates to MPPTTRTRRGALLVAAAAASVLLTSACSGAAAPSGGDAAAAPGKDDKLTLTVYSKFTDREYGVVTAGLNKLKTKFPNIEIKHEGNQDDDKLTQSIRGGNPPDVAISFYTDNLGAWCSTGSFQDLKPYIDRDKIDLNQIPEAVRNYTEYQGKRCAMPMLADVYGLYYNKDMFAAKGITSPPKTTSELFEATKKLTEFNPDGSIKVAGFLPSMPFYANQAQYWAPNFGAPFLGPDGKSDLATNPGWKAMFEFQKQLIDFYGGHEKVEQFKAGLGDEYSADHGFHKKKLAMIYDGEFRTAFLKDQAPDVNYGTAPAPVIDTMADHYGGGFTTGTIIAIPKGAKNPGAAWELIKQVTLDTDTLVDMANGLKNVPSTKASLTSPKLDLQPQFKTFLDIYDSGKLVANQTTPIGDAHLKAVNDFAEKWQAGSVPDLTEGLKKVDAQIDDELKQKGAGG
- a CDS encoding carbohydrate ABC transporter permease, translated to MTAVAEAPPREAGVPPKVRFKRNWDKRLSFIATHAIGIALGVIFMLPLLFVFLTAVMANDQAMTASLWPTEWHFENFVKVFQKAPLLEYFGNSLLYSALATAGALLSAIPAAYALAKLRWRGQNLFFMLTVAAMLLPPQVTVVPLYDLWVRMGLTGTLVPLIVPYFFFDAFSIFLLRQFFLTIPKDYLEAAKIDGCNEFQAMYRVLIPMAKPGIAATAMFCFLFTWNDYFGPLLYTGENQDHWPLSLAIASFRGMHHVEWNMTMAATALIMAPVIVLFVFAQKSFVKGITFTGVKG
- a CDS encoding ArsR/SmtB family transcription factor; the protein is MPDDDLVFKALADPTRRFLLDLLFERDGRTLTELETQVEMTRFGVMKHLKLLEEAGLVVARKEGREKRHFLNPVPIRQIHDRWIDKYTERQVSALLDLKNELEGEEP
- a CDS encoding N-acetylglucosamine kinase, whose translation is MKPAVIAIDGGNSKTEVLVISEDGVVLGKSRGPGASPQNVGVAGCVAALEDLVLEAYPAFGTRPEAVHTSAYLAGLDFPREEEALHAALSARGWSDTLTVGNDTLALLRAGSAGVGVAVVCGAGINGAGVGPDGRVHRFPALGKISGDWGGGYRLGEEALWWAVRAEDGRGPRTALMPAVAAYFGKPTLLDVVQGLHFEEIDPASIHGLCPLLFEVAAAGDEVAQDIVTRFVEEVSVFAAVILRELDLTEDAPEIVLGGGVLTGIGAPVIAEIERRCLKVAPRAVVRVVDVNPVVGAALSGLDTLGAPEAAKAALKAATQRV
- the nudC gene encoding NAD(+) diphosphatase, with product MSVPFTLGALPTLSRSTVDRQEDLRTNPSRLMSRWADARVVLLDDAGRTPVVEGASTLAFRKAVDFGASPPADAVFLGEWQDVDYWSLPGGPSGEADTVKMAGSWGFVEEVPRADGEVWVELRGYGDLLDDTSAGLFTTAQALRFWRRGAKFCTRCGSATELIQFGWASKCTGCGREEYPRTDPAVICLVHSTEGVNGSHVLLARQPIWPAGRYSVLAGFVEAGESLEACVVREIHEEVGASVSDVRYLGSQPWPFPRSIMLGFTARADRAAPLVPADGEIEEALWVSRAEVRAAFENSAVRGEGSKPTPIAEGAAEIILPGNSSIARVMLKAWADAEE
- a CDS encoding M16 family metallopeptidase, with the translated sequence MTSATHRSADEIGRTARGPRPLPPLGPQRAAADLSHVDTTLANGLRVVAVRKATVPMVEARLWIPFAGDDALHPAIAEVLAETILTGTARRNRIEIDAELALIGGDIGAGVDPERLVLTGSALADKLPTFLDVLGDVLTGATYADEEIAREKERLVERIAVSRTQPRTIAREALQKHRYGDHPATREVPKAEDVAVVTPEQVRALHEASVLPRGSVMVLVGDLDPAGVIGELEKVLGGWASDRSAVRLPPLPDLTGPDVLLVPRAGAVQSQIRLSAQTVPRTDPGYAALQLANLAYGGYFSSRLVENIRENKGYTYSAHSGFEFTDGTAVVNVDADTATDATAPALLETRYELGRLGQVPPTGDELESVRQYAIGSLLTSTSSQSGLAGQVLALASTGLGLEWLTEHPVRVAAVTAEDVAEAALKYFAPKRFTGVVVGDAAVLERKLLALGDVVVGEPA
- a CDS encoding SRPBCC domain-containing protein, which codes for MTNTVQVYRVYIKASPERIWDAITKPEWTQKYGYTGLVDYDLRPGGKHRTRPTQPFIDAGMTGDLVDGEVLEVDPPRKLVITWKLLMAPENVADEPYTTLTYEIEESKTAGTRLTVTHDVTGAPTTAAMVNGSLERLDAPPNENAGGGWAWILSDLKSLLETGETIVPAP
- a CDS encoding 6-phospho-beta-glucosidase encodes the protein MKLAVVGGGSTYTPELIDGIAGRRSTLDVGEIVLVDPDAYRVEAVGGFSQRILDHAGHPARVRTTQSLEEGVDGASAVLIQLRVGGQRARRSDETFPHACGCVGQETTGAGGLAKALRTVPVVLDIADRVRKIAGDDTWIVNFTNPVGIVTRALLNEGHRAVGLCNVAINLQRQFGKLLGVGADDVKLVHTGLNHLSWERGALVDGVDRLPELLEEHLDYLSDEVSVPRKWLRRMNVVPSYYLKYFYAHDEQVTKQRTERPRADVVSDVEEELLKIYLDPERNTKPESLEKRGGAYYSEAAVQLVHALTAGGPAEEHVVNVRNDGTFPFLPDDAVIEARSTVDSKGATPIPQPPVEQNFAGLIAATTSYEFLALEAAVKGGRDRVADALLAHPLVGQYSKADTLADSLVQINREYLPWARG
- a CDS encoding ROK family transcriptional regulator; its protein translation is MRAGSPRMLREINDRAAIEVLLREGPLTRAELELAIGLSKPATAQLLTRLELDDLVVKAGVRGGGRGPRAQLWAANGGLAFVAAVDLTPHVADFVVADVAGVVLAEYRTPLPVHAGADVVGTFGEALQKVAEEAGIQREDLAHVVIGAQGAFDPRTGLLSSAPHIPGWLGFDVPQKLSDELGVDVLIENDVNLVAVEEMTAGKAQDVDDFVMVWLSEGVGGAVVIGRRLLRGATGGGGEIDWMRVPDPATVDTGEVRPAAGARFGNLVDSPAICRLAAAHGIEAETAWAAVEKAGKGHPFLDDLANRVAGGVANLVAVADPQLVLLCGDTSRAGGEDFAALVQEKLHELVLPRTPVGCASVQGNAVRAGALQSALATTREDVFGVVTPTLLGSRRPEGDSTRPRLQ